The sequence ctcctcttttgctttcttttctttgtctattaattattaaaatagtttCATTTTTCTGCAAGACTCCGTATCATTTCATCAACATTTGTTAATGTCTCCTAATTTCGTTGAACttgatctttttattatttaattattagtaatgagcctgaaattttttttttgctgaaatgAAAGCCATTAGTTTATTTGACTTTCTTCATCAATTTAATATCATATAATATTCTTACTTTTCACCAAGGCATTCATTTAGCTAGCCTTACTTTTGACAACGGTACTCAagctattttcaaatttaacctAACTTTTATTTTACTGGTTAACTTAACTTTTATTCttcatacatataaatatcatttgaaaattcaagtaaaattaggCTATCAATAAAATCGTTATTGAAggacataattattttatatagctTTTATCTTTTAGTACCTATCTATTcttgttaaataaattatataagtgtaaattaactagtaattaatatacataaaattgatcttatatatttttcttataattaagatctaaaaaatattctcttttatttcttatataaaaaatcataggtAGTATTTGAAAAGATAATTACCTATCATAATACTCTTTCGTTCTATTATAATTATCGTCCGgtaccaaaaaaaatcaataaattaatgaataaaaaagaataataattaatcttatcctcattattattttttttgcattttttgtccattatgaatattatatgaaatatatataagtagaaaaaataattaatattagatGGTCACcgagttaaaatgataataattttgtaactttttttcttgATGATCATTATGGGATGGGACGAAGGAGGGAATATTATTTGACTTGAGCATTGTTACTTTTTAAGATACACATGTCTATGCTAAAAAAACCCTATATTTAGAGTGCATTGAATGTAAGAAAAGTGTACGAGTTAAATTGCATTATGCTTCTTTACAGGAAAGGTTTCCATGGTCATGGAGGTGATTGAGGAAAGTAGCACTCATCATGAACAATCAGATGATGATGGTTCTAATGATGATCAAGAAGAACAAGTAAAACAAACTGTGAAACCAAAAGTTGAGGTACAGAAGCTAAAGAATATCACTGGTACTAGACCAGCTCCTTTGGAAGTACTTGATCGTGTGCAATTCAACCACACCCATGAAACTCCACGTTCAACTATAAAAGGTGTTCTCAATTTCCCTGGCCATGCAGAATTAAATTTCAGCAGAAAAAATTTGAACAAAGTTGAGGAACAACTTAAAAGGTCATTCATTGAATTCTACCGCAAGCTTAGGCTTCTTAAAAGTTATAGGTAATGTAATGTAATTAAGAAGCCTATGTATTTTGTTACCTTGTATTTCTCATGTGATTATCTGACCATTTTCATGAAATTAACAGTTTTCTAAATACCTTGGCATTTTCAAAGATAATGAAGAAATATGATAAGGTGGAAATTCAATTACCCTTCATTTCATTTTACTCATTTAAAGTTTTTTGTCTCTGCTATCACTTGATATAGTAAGTACTTCTTGATGCAGATCACGTCAAGAGATGCAGCTAAAGCTTATATGAAAATGGTGGATAACTCCCACCTTGGAAGCTCTGATGAGGTGAGAGTGCTAAAATGAAGGCCTGGTATTGAGATTCATCAATTATTCTTAGGAGTTTCATTTCTATTCACCATCAATGtaaaattttttgtattatcaatcaataaaaaatcatattagatAATTATcagaaaaatcaataaacttattatatatgacATAATAGTTTAAGATTGATAACAAtgtaaaagtcaataaatacTATGAGTTTCTCAGTGTTTTTAGTCACAACTTGGCACTTCCCATGGCAGGTCACAAAGCTCATGGATAGGGTGGAAAAAACATTCACTAAGCACTTCTACAACTCAAATCGTAATAAAGCTATGAGCATCTTAAGAccaaaagcaaaaagagaaagacATAGAGTTACATTTTCCACGGGTAAGCACCAAGATATTCATGTATATATAgttttaaatcttattttgtggtgaaaaagaagacaaatttTGATTCTCATTTCTTCATTCTGTTGACATTGTCAACATATTCTCAGGGTTCTTAGCAGGATGCACAGCAGCTCTAATCTTAGCCCTTATTCTAATCGTTCGTACCCGTCACATATTGCAAACGCCTGGGAGTACTAAGTACATGGATACCTTGTTCCCACTTAACAGGTAATTTTCCAAAGTCCATAGCTCATCCTAATTAACAAGAATTCATTTCTCAAATCAGTTGCTTTTGGTACGAGACTCTAAATCAGTATGCACTGTCAGTGTAATTTACACtatcaacaaatttaaaatcatgtataatataactttaaaggttgttattataaaagtcaataagCTGATCCTAGATGTTagtttgtgattgaatgacaaTATAAACTATTGTAACTAAAACTATGTTCAGAATCACAGGTAGAAAGAGTAGGTATGGATTATCCAAACATGTACCTAGTAACCATGTTCAACTTTCTTTTTTGCAGTCTGTATGGATTTGTAGTTCTACACTTGCTGATGTATGCTGCAAATATATACTATTGGAGGCGATACAGAGTGAATCACTCATTCATATTTGGTTTTAAGCAAGGCATTGAGTTAGGCTACAATCAAGTCCTTCTCCTAGGTTTTGGTCTAGCAGTGTTGGCACTCGGCGGCGTGCTTGTAAACCTAGACATGCAGATAGATCCACAGACAAAAGATTACCAAACATTTACTGAACTTATTCCGCTCATCCTGCTTCTTGTAAGTAGTTTATGTTGGAAATATTTTGCCACTAAATATTTTAACTACTGGAGTATGAAGTACATTATGAATTCATTCATTATTATTCTGCAGGTTGTGATTGCTATCTTATTGTGCCCTATAAACATCTTTTATCGCTCAAGCAGGGTTTTCTTCCTCATATGCTTGTTTCACTGCATATGTGCCCCTCTTTACAAGGTAAAGAAAAGTCCCTACAAACACATTGTTTTTGGATTTTCCCAATTTCATAGCATAGTCTAACACTTGTTATTTTCCGTGTATTTCAGGTCACACTCCCGGATTTCTTCTTGGCAGATCAATTTACTAGCCAGGTTTGTTaccaaattaaaacaataataatcctTGGATTATCATTCCCTTTTATGCTCTTTGCCAATATATAACATTGTGATACTATTGTGTACTCAGGTGCAAGCCTTGAGAGATTTAGAGTTCTACATTTGCTACTACGGCTGGGGGGATTTCAAACATAGAGAAAACACTTGCAACAAAAGCAGTGTATTCATaactttttcattcataattgcTGTTATTCCTTATTGGTCTCGTTTCCTCCAGGTGACTAAACTTGTTCCATTTTTATCAACAAAGTAATGTAATATCCTCTTAGACCAATCAAATTATTaaacacaaataattaatatgctcaaattaaaattaaattgttcgaatattatttaaatttgatatttaatgaaataattttttattagattttatttatctttcagATGAATTCTGGATTAGTAAGGGTCCAAGATTAATATTTAgacacaaatattattttatacttcattatataattatttaagagGAACATTAGACTGCTATATCTGTATTTATGCTTCCTAGTGCTGAACTCAAAATGTTATTACAAAAATttcatgttttaaataaaattttgtttaatattttgcaGTGTCTTAGGCGCCTGTTCGAAGAGAAAGATCCCATGCAAGGATATAACGGATTGAAATATTTCCTCACAATTATTGCTGTTTGCCTAAGGACAGCCTATAGTCTTAACAAATCAACGGCATGGAATGTGCTGGCGTGGATTTTCTCGATATTTGCAGCAGTTGCATCTACATATTGGGACCTTGTAATTGATTGGGGGCTTTTGCAAAAGGAATCCAAGAACCGCTGGTTGAGAGATAAACTTGCAGTTCCTCATAAAAGTGTTTATTTCATAGCCATGGTATGTGAGAGGGAACAATTGTGCTTGAAATTTTCTAACATGTTTTACAATTATGATTGATATCTTGTTTATCTATGTTtctaaaattggaaaaaaaagtgTTGACAAATTGAAACAATGCAGGTCCTTAATGTGTTGTTGAGATTTGCCTGGTTGCAGACTGTCTTGAATTTCAAGTTTAGCTTCTTGCATAAACAAGCCTTGACTACCATTGTTGCATGTCTAGAGATCATTCGTCGTGGCATATGGAACTTCTTTAGGTAAACatgaaattaaagatttgattttgttcttatagttataacaattttacctttttgtctttagtttaaaatatctcattttaatttatacaattgcaattttttttaacttttttggtCCTTATACTGTCTAAAATAACCTAATGTTGTTACATCAGATCCTTTAATACCGCAACAATAATTTAGTAAAATCACAATACTGATGTGTCTAAAATAGCTAAACGTCGTTACATCAGATCCTTTAACTTATGTATTGCAAATTAGTATTCCATGTATCATTTGTAGAAACAAGGATaatttccaaaatttaattgctaCATT comes from Glycine soja cultivar W05 chromosome 20, ASM419377v2, whole genome shotgun sequence and encodes:
- the LOC114403351 gene encoding phosphate transporter PHO1 homolog 3-like isoform X1; protein product: MKFGKEYTSQMVPEWQEAYMDYNLLKTLLKEIQRFKLRNKPSPTPSGLRRKLTLYRAFSGLTQQRHYQQLTPSEQDIESQPIMVHSVNNHDGSEKYETTFRMTSEEGGEYELVYFKRLDDEFNKVGKFYRSKVEEVLKEAAMLNKQMDALIAFRIKVENPTGSFDRSVEMTRLASDVASSSAVLAASTPRGAKLNRKVSMVMEVIEESSTHHEQSDDDGSNDDQEEQVKQTVKPKVEVQKLKNITGTRPAPLEVLDRVQFNHTHETPRSTIKGVLNFPGHAELNFSRKNLNKVEEQLKRSFIEFYRKLRLLKSYSFLNTLAFSKIMKKYDKITSRDAAKAYMKMVDNSHLGSSDEVTKLMDRVEKTFTKHFYNSNRNKAMSILRPKAKRERHRVTFSTGFLAGCTAALILALILIVRTRHILQTPGSTKYMDTLFPLNSLYGFVVLHLLMYAANIYYWRRYRVNHSFIFGFKQGIELGYNQVLLLGFGLAVLALGGVLVNLDMQIDPQTKDYQTFTELIPLILLLVVIAILLCPINIFYRSSRVFFLICLFHCICAPLYKVTLPDFFLADQFTSQVQALRDLEFYICYYGWGDFKHRENTCNKSSVFITFSFIIAVIPYWSRFLQCLRRLFEEKDPMQGYNGLKYFLTIIAVCLRTAYSLNKSTAWNVLAWIFSIFAAVASTYWDLVIDWGLLQKESKNRWLRDKLAVPHKSVYFIAMVLNVLLRFAWLQTVLNFKFSFLHKQALTTIVACLEIIRRGIWNFFRVENEHLTNVGKYRAFKSVPLPFNYEEDEDKEE